GGAATCCACAACCACCATTCACTTCTTAGTGTTCTCATATTTTGAGCTGCTGTAAGCATATTACCCCAACTTGGCATTGGAGGTTTTACTCCCATTCCTAAAAAGCTTAATGCTGCTTCCATTAAAATAGCATTAGCCATAGCTAGTGTCATAGCTACTAAAATACTTGACATCAAGTTTGGAATTATATGTTTTATTATTATTTCTATATTATTGAATCCAATAGCTTTAGATGCCATTATAAAATCTCTTTCCTTTATAGACATAACTTCAGCCCTAACAATTCTTGCTATATCTGTCCATGAAAGTATAGCGATTATTATAATTAAATTCGTTACACTAGGTCCTACTACTGCTGCAAGAGCTATTGCTACAATGAAAAAAGGGAAACACATAATAATATCTACAATCCTCATTATTATAGAGTCTACAACTCCTCCAAAGTACCCAGCTGCTAAACCTAAAATAACGCCTATTGTAACTTGTATTATAGTTGCAAAAATACCTACCATTAGAGAAACTCTTCCCCCATGTAAAAGTCTTATTAAAACATCACGTCCTAGCTCATCTGTTCCTAAAAGATGTTCTGAGTTTGGAGATGCGCTTATATTGAATAAGTCTACAGACGATATATCTTGATTTATAAACAATGGTCCTATAAAAGACACTACTGCTAATATTAATAAAATACTTGCTCCTAGAAAAATCAATTTATTTTTTTTCATACTATTCCTCCTACTTATCATATCTAATTCTTGGATCTATAATCGCATATAATATATCTGCAATTAAGTTAGATATCAAAATTATTATA
The nucleotide sequence above comes from Paraclostridium bifermentans. Encoded proteins:
- the opp4C gene encoding oligopeptide ABC transporter permease, encoding MKKNKLIFLGASILLILAVVSFIGPLFINQDISSVDLFNISASPNSEHLLGTDELGRDVLIRLLHGGRVSLMVGIFATIIQVTIGVILGLAAGYFGGVVDSIIMRIVDIIMCFPFFIVAIALAAVVGPSVTNLIIIIAILSWTDIARIVRAEVMSIKERDFIMASKAIGFNNIEIIIKHIIPNLMSSILVAMTLAMANAILMEAALSFLGMGVKPPMPSWGNMLTAAQNMRTLRSEWWLWIPPGVMIIISVLAINFLGEGLKKKLDPEYKEG